From the Panulirus ornatus isolate Po-2019 chromosome 58, ASM3632096v1, whole genome shotgun sequence genome, one window contains:
- the LOC139766699 gene encoding uncharacterized protein yields the protein MRAIVLLPLFLASVMAGPVPAPEEVVQRIPVKALGRAHYSFTPQVTEVRPEIKIYEKTFDVAVPKPVYETKEVTPIHHSYVPEPYAVPQPYAVPQPYNVPVPVPHPVHVQHNIAAVPAPFGYALA from the exons ATGAGAGCCATT GTCCTGCTGCCCCTGTTCTTGGCCTCTGTCATGGCCGGGCCCGTGCCCGCTCCTGAAGAGGTGGTCCAGCGCATCCCCGTCAAGGCTCTTGGCCGCGCTCACTACTCCTTCACACCCCAGGTCACTGAGGTTCGTCCCGAAATCAAGATCTACGAGAAGACCTTCGACGTTGCTGTGCCCAAGCCCGTCTACGAGACCAAGGAAGTGACTCCCATCCACCACTCCTACGTGCCCGAGCCTTATGCCGTGCCTCAGCCCTACGCCGTACCCCAGCCCTACAATGTGCCAGTGCCAGTTCCCCATCCCGTCCACGTGCAGCACAATATCGCTGCCGTACCCGCTCCTTTCGGTTACGCTCTGGCGTAA
- the LOC139766812 gene encoding uncharacterized protein, whose translation MFVVGCVAAPTASTVAFLAIPLPLAAPLAVQHEVTVPMPADVKLLMMGEALAVAHPVASTVPGYTAQSELRQVEHTISKPEPVEVDLKSPPVLTTYTAHAGNEPALPVAEVKALEVPALALISSNLDHPRRGGRPTMKSSLSRFLSRPRLLFLLLHFRHHCGPP comes from the coding sequence ATGTTTGTTGTGGGCTGTGTGGCCGCACCGACCGCAAGTACTGTGGCCTTCCTCGCCATCCCCCTGCCTTTGGCCGCGCCCCTGGCTGTGCAGCACGAGGTGACGGTTCCCATGCCTGCTGATGTAAAGCTCCTAATGATGGGCGAGGCACTGGCGGTGGCCCACCCTGTGGCCTCCACCGTGCCCGGGTACACCGCCCAGAGTGAGCTTCGTCAGGTGGAACACACTATCTCCAAACCTGAACCTGTTGAGGTTGACTTGAAGAGCCCTCCTGTCCTCACCACCTACACTGCCCACGCTGGCAATGAACCTGCTCTACCTGTGGCTGAGGTCAAGGCCCTTGAAGTCCCAGCCCTGGCTCTTATATCCTCCAACTTAGACCATCCCAGAAGAGGAGGCCGGCCGACCATGAAGAGCAGCTTGAGCAGATTCCTGTCAAGGCCTCGTCTGCTCTTCCTACTCCTTCACTTCCGACATCACTGTGGTCCGCCCTAA
- the LOC139766813 gene encoding uncharacterized protein — translation MNPLVLLPLLVAGCVAAPTANTVAMHGAPLPLPTPLALQQELTAHLPADEEFTMVGEAEDVAHLVAADDDDPGYTVQGEIDQVNQTVATPEPAESDATMFPFLANYTALAADALDLPVGEVKALEVPALAPMAVDPASLIYSNLNLNASAPMPEGEADDHDELV, via the exons ATGAACCCACTG GTACTCCTTCCGTTGTTGGTTGCGGGCTGTGTGGCCGCACCGACCGCAAACACTGTGGCCATGCACGGCGCTCCCCTGCCCTTGCCCACGCCCCTGGCTTTGCAGCAGGAGTTGACGGCTCATTTGCCTGCTGATGAGGAGTTCACGATGGTGGGCGAGGCAGAGGATGTAGCTCATCTCGTAGCCGCCGACGACGACGATCCCGGATACACCGTCCAGGGTGAAATTGATCAGGTGAATCAAACCGTCGCCACACCAGAACCTGCTGAATCCGATGCCACGATGTTTCCTTTCCTCGCCAACTACACCGCCCTCGCTGCTGATGCTCTTGATCTCCCTGTGGGTGAGGTCAAGGCCCTCGAGGTCCCCGCCCTGGCACCCATGGCTGTGGACCCCGCGTCTCTAATCTACTCCAACTTGAACCTGAATGCGTCTGCGCCCATGCCAGAGGGAGAGGCGGACGATCACGATGAACTGGTCTAA